The following nucleotide sequence is from Nitrospira sp..
GGTCGAGTGGGGGCGTGCCGTTGACCCGCAGGCCGTGGCCGACGCATTGAAGAAAGACCCATCGATCAAGGCGGTTTATGTACAAGCGAGTGAAACCTCGACGGCCGTCGCGCATGATGTGAAAGCCTTGGCTGATATTGTGAAGGGTTACGAGGAGACGATCTTGGTGGTCGATGCGATCACGGCGTTGGGTGTCCTCGATCTCAAGACCGATGCCTGGGGACTCGACGTGGTCGTGACAGGCTCTCAAAAGGCGTTGATGCTGCCGCCGGGACTAGCCTTCGCTAGTGTGAGTGAAAAGGCATGGCGCCTGGCCGATAAGGCGAAGAACGCGGCTTTCTATTTTAATTTTAAGAGGGAGCGCGACAATCAGCAGAAGAATACCACCGCCTATACCCCGGCGGTGTCGCTGATTTTGGGTTTGAAAGAGGTTTTGAACATTCTCAAAGCAGAAGGCCTGGAATCGATTTTTTCCAGGCACGCCACGTTGGCCACAGCCATGCGCGAAGGAGTGAAAGCGGCAGGTCTGAGCCTGTTTCCCCAGGAGCGCCCCAGCGATGCTTTGACGGCGATCCTGGCTCCTCAAGGGGTTGACGGCCAAGCCGTCTATAAGAACCTGCGAACCCAATATGGCATGACGGCCGCGGGTGGTCAGGATCACCTGAAAGGGAAGATCTTCCGTATTTCACACATGGGTTACATCGATAGTTTCGACGTTATCACCGCGCTTGCCGCCGTGGAAATGGTGGTCAAGGGGTTGGGCTATCCGGTGAAACTTGGCAGTGGAGTTGCGAAGGCTCAGGAAATTTTTATGGGGAAGGCGTAGAGCCAAATAGATCCATCCTCAGGTAAGGCGCCACGACAATGAAAATCTTGGTTAGCGATAGCTTGTCGAAACAGGGGGTCGAGCTGCTTGAGAAGGCGGGCTTTTCGGTGGTTGTGAAGACCAAGCTCCCCAAGGAGGAACTTCTCAAGGAAGTCAAGGACGCCGATGGTCTGATCGTGAGGTCCGGGACGAAGGTGACGGCGGAAGTCATCGCCGCCGCCGAACATCTGAAGGTGGTCGGACGTGCCGGATCCGGATTGGATAACGTCGACACGCCGGCTGCGACACGCCGAGGCATCGTCGTCATGAACACGCCGGGGGGAAATACCGTTACCACCGCGGAACACACGATGGCCATGATTTTCTCCATGTCGCGCCGCATTCCCCAGGCTACAGCTTCGACCAAGGCCGGGAAGTGGGAAAAAGAAAAGTTCATGGGGGTGGAGCTGCAGGGCAAGACCCTGGGCATTGTGGGGGTTGGGCAGATTGGTGGATACCTTACGAAGTTAGCACAGGGTATCGGGATGCACGTCGTCGCCTACGATCCCTATCTGGCGCCGGAGCGTGCAGAGAAAATGGGCGTCGCGATCGTGGCGTTGGACGAATTATTCCGTCGTTCCGATGTCATCTCCGTGCACACGCCGCTGACCCCTGAAACTAAAGGGCTCATCAACGCTCAGGCGATTGCGAAAATGAAGCCGGGCGTCATGATCGCCAACTGTGCTCGCGGCGGGATTGTGCACGAAGGCGATCTGTGCGAGGCACTAAAATCGAAACGTGTGGCGGCTGCCGCGTTTGACGTTTTCGAAGAAGAACCAGTCAAGCCGGATAATCCGCTGCTGGCATTGGAGAATTTCATTTGCTCGCCGCATATCGGGGCTTCAACAACAGAGGCCCAGGAAAATGTGGCCGTTGGCATCGCTGAGCAAATTGTCGAATATTTTACCAAGGGCATTGCCCGCGGCGCTGTGAACATTCCATCCGTGGCGCCAGAATTATTGCCCCAGCTGCAACCGTACCTATCGCTCGGGGAGCGCGTGGGGCTTCTCCAAGCGCAACTGTTGGAGGGCGGACTGGAGCGGCTGACCGTGGAGTACAGCGGTGAGGTGGCCGGATTGAACGTGGCGCCATTGACCATTGCTGTGCTCAAAGGGCTTTTGACGCCCATTCTCGAAGATCCGGTCAATTATGTGAACGCACCGGTTGTGGCAAAAGAGCGTGGCATCGAAGTGAAAGAGGTCAAAAGCAACGATGCCGGTAATTTTTCGAGCGTCATCCGTGTGCGAGTGGAGGCGGGGAAAAAGGTCCACCAGGTGGCCGGCACGCTCTACAATCGCAAAGATCCGCGGATCATTGAAATCGATCAATTCAAGGTCGAGGTGGTGCCTGACAATCACCTCCTGTTGATTTTAAATGAGGATCGTCCGGGTGTCATCGGAACGGTTGGGCATGTCTTGGGGGACCACAACATCAACATCGCGCGCATGCAGTGCTCCCGGGAAGAACGCGGCGGGAATGCACTCCTGATCTTCGGGTTGGATGCG
It contains:
- a CDS encoding alanine--glyoxylate aminotransferase family protein, producing the protein MLKRYLLAPGPTPVPPEVLLAMARPMIHHRAPEFDKLFAEVREDLKWLFQTRNDVLILAASGTGGMEGSVSNFLSPGDKALTINGGKFGERWTKLCKTFGAQVTEIKVEWGRAVDPQAVADALKKDPSIKAVYVQASETSTAVAHDVKALADIVKGYEETILVVDAITALGVLDLKTDAWGLDVVVTGSQKALMLPPGLAFASVSEKAWRLADKAKNAAFYFNFKRERDNQQKNTTAYTPAVSLILGLKEVLNILKAEGLESIFSRHATLATAMREGVKAAGLSLFPQERPSDALTAILAPQGVDGQAVYKNLRTQYGMTAAGGQDHLKGKIFRISHMGYIDSFDVITALAAVEMVVKGLGYPVKLGSGVAKAQEIFMGKA
- a CDS encoding phosphoglycerate dehydrogenase, with product MKILVSDSLSKQGVELLEKAGFSVVVKTKLPKEELLKEVKDADGLIVRSGTKVTAEVIAAAEHLKVVGRAGSGLDNVDTPAATRRGIVVMNTPGGNTVTTAEHTMAMIFSMSRRIPQATASTKAGKWEKEKFMGVELQGKTLGIVGVGQIGGYLTKLAQGIGMHVVAYDPYLAPERAEKMGVAIVALDELFRRSDVISVHTPLTPETKGLINAQAIAKMKPGVMIANCARGGIVHEGDLCEALKSKRVAAAAFDVFEEEPVKPDNPLLALENFICSPHIGASTTEAQENVAVGIAEQIVEYFTKGIARGAVNIPSVAPELLPQLQPYLSLGERVGLLQAQLLEGGLERLTVEYSGEVAGLNVAPLTIAVLKGLLTPILEDPVNYVNAPVVAKERGIEVKEVKSNDAGNFSSVIRVRVEAGKKVHQVAGTLYNRKDPRIIEIDQFKVEVVPDNHLLLILNEDRPGVIGTVGHVLGDHNINIARMQCSREERGGNALLIFGLDAPLSGSVLDQITKSKHILSVKVADLSKGL